In Bacillus sp. Cs-700, one genomic interval encodes:
- a CDS encoding ABC transporter permease subunit — protein METKLRALPRRNVRSAPKVNSSWKKVLHNYELYLFLLPTLIYFIVFHYVPMYGVLIAFQDYMPTLGVSGSPWVGFEHFERFFNSFQFWTLLENTLELSVLQLLFGFPLPIIVALLLNQLRNQRYKKFVQTVIYAPHFISVVVLVGMVYVFFSPNGLINNFLMIFGAEPVHFMSQAGWFKPLYISSGLWQETGWAAIIYLAALAGVSPEVHEAAIMDGANKWQRILHVDIPAILPTAMILLVLSVGNLMNIGFEKAYLMQTPLNVSAGEIIPTYVYKVGLQGAQYSFAAAVGLFNAVINFILLWAVNRAAKKLSGSGLW, from the coding sequence ATGGAGACGAAACTTAGAGCGTTACCTAGAAGAAATGTCCGTAGTGCCCCAAAGGTCAACAGCTCCTGGAAAAAGGTTTTACATAACTATGAACTGTACTTATTTTTACTTCCTACGCTAATTTACTTCATTGTCTTTCACTACGTTCCGATGTATGGCGTTCTCATTGCTTTTCAAGATTATATGCCCACATTGGGGGTTTCAGGAAGTCCATGGGTCGGTTTTGAACACTTTGAACGTTTCTTTAATTCATTCCAGTTCTGGACTTTGTTGGAGAACACCCTCGAGCTCAGTGTATTGCAGTTACTATTTGGCTTCCCATTACCCATCATAGTTGCTCTTCTCTTAAATCAATTACGAAATCAACGTTACAAGAAATTTGTTCAAACTGTCATTTATGCCCCTCACTTTATTTCAGTCGTTGTTCTTGTTGGTATGGTGTATGTGTTTTTCTCACCGAATGGTCTCATTAACAATTTTCTTATGATCTTTGGCGCCGAACCAGTTCACTTTATGTCACAGGCAGGTTGGTTTAAACCACTTTATATTTCTTCAGGATTGTGGCAAGAAACAGGTTGGGCAGCGATCATTTATCTTGCTGCATTAGCTGGTGTTAGTCCGGAAGTTCATGAAGCAGCGATTATGGATGGCGCTAATAAGTGGCAGCGAATTCTTCATGTTGATATTCCAGCGATCTTACCTACGGCGATGATTTTATTAGTGCTCTCAGTAGGGAATCTCATGAACATTGGATTTGAGAAAGCGTATTTAATGCAAACGCCGTTAAACGTTTCAGCCGGTGAAATTATTCCAACTTATGTGTATAAAGTCGGTTTGCAGGGAGCTCAGTATAGCTTTGCTGCAGCGGTTGGATTGTTTAATGCAGTCATTAACTTTATCTTGTTATGGGCAGTAAATAGGGCTGCCAAGAAATTATCCGGTTCAGGCCTATGGTAA
- a CDS encoding zinc-dependent alcohol dehydrogenase, which yields MKAVTYQGKHSISVKEIEDPKIQDAQDVIIKVTSTAICGSDLHLYQGNFPLPVGYVIGHEPMGIVEEIGPDVTAVKKGDRVVIPFTVACGQCHYCNHHLESQCDNSNPHYDSGGLLGYSEKFGNYPGGQAQYLRVPFGNYTPFLIPQDCELEDEQLLFLSDVLPTAYWSVEHAGVKKGDTVIVLGCGPVGLMAQQFAWQKGAERVIAVDYLTYRLNHSKKMNRTEIFDFTQYDDMGETLKEITKGGADVVIDCVGMDGKKSSLEYVEQKLKLQGGTLGAIQIATKAVRKCGTVQITGVYGGLYNMFPLGSFFSRNVTIKMGQAPARGYMPEIYKQIVKGEIDPTAIITHKLPLKEASHGYNIFNNREEDCIKVILKP from the coding sequence ATGAAAGCTGTTACTTATCAAGGAAAACATTCTATAAGTGTAAAAGAAATAGAAGATCCTAAAATTCAGGATGCACAAGATGTAATCATTAAAGTGACATCAACGGCGATCTGTGGGTCAGATTTGCATCTCTATCAGGGAAACTTCCCACTTCCGGTCGGTTATGTCATTGGGCATGAGCCTATGGGGATCGTTGAGGAAATTGGACCAGATGTAACAGCGGTAAAAAAGGGTGACCGCGTTGTCATTCCGTTTACAGTCGCTTGTGGACAGTGTCACTATTGCAATCATCACCTAGAAAGCCAATGCGATAATTCAAATCCTCATTATGATTCTGGTGGATTATTAGGTTACTCTGAAAAGTTTGGTAACTATCCAGGTGGACAAGCTCAGTACCTAAGAGTCCCATTTGGAAACTATACGCCTTTCCTTATTCCGCAAGATTGTGAACTAGAAGACGAGCAGTTACTCTTCTTATCAGACGTTCTTCCAACTGCCTATTGGAGTGTTGAGCATGCAGGTGTAAAAAAAGGAGACACTGTTATCGTATTAGGGTGCGGCCCCGTTGGGCTGATGGCACAACAATTTGCCTGGCAAAAAGGAGCAGAACGTGTAATCGCGGTCGATTACCTTACGTACAGGTTAAATCATTCTAAAAAAATGAATCGAACCGAGATCTTTGATTTCACACAATATGATGACATGGGAGAAACATTAAAGGAGATAACTAAAGGTGGCGCCGATGTTGTTATCGATTGTGTAGGGATGGATGGAAAGAAATCTTCTCTTGAATACGTGGAGCAGAAGTTAAAGTTACAAGGAGGAACGCTGGGGGCAATCCAAATCGCAACAAAGGCGGTAAGAAAATGCGGAACTGTTCAGATCACCGGTGTATACGGTGGCTTATATAACATGTTTCCATTAGGTTCCTTTTTTTCTAGGAACGTTACTATCAAAATGGGTCAAGCCCCTGCTAGAGGATATATGCCTGAAATCTACAAACAAATAGTTAAGGGAGAAATTGATCCTACCGCAATAATTACTCATAAGCTTCCATTAAAAGAGGCTTCACACGGATATAATATCTTTAATAACCGTGAAGAAGATTGTATAAAAGTTATACTGAAGCCTTAA